A genomic region of Conger conger chromosome 6, fConCon1.1, whole genome shotgun sequence contains the following coding sequences:
- the exoc1l gene encoding exocyst complex component 1-like: MSSLLKEEMQRVLFTPEGQQLKEFIEIAEIPPGRHFLCVSVNKVKAVQISVVKNLRTNRLDTFQRTEEWLLKDLVLLDGRDPEADEPQFVMHFDAPRSMEAVSCAAKYSLARSLVSLSTSHHQTDLKLANFDWTYIHPTSVYSNRGDCMVLLQICFYAANLVCLSLCPIS; this comes from the exons ATGTCCTCCCTACTGAAGGAGGAGATGCAGAGAGTCCTCTTCACCCCCGAGGGACAGCAGCTCAAGGAGTTCATCGAGATCGCTGAAATCCCCCCCGGGAGACATTTTCTCTGTGTATCAG TGAATAAAGTCAAAGCCGTGCAGATTTCTGTGGTGAAAAACCTCCGGACCAATCGGCTGGACACGTTCCAGAGGACTGAAGAGTGGCTGCTGAAGGATTTGGTTTTGCTGGATGGACGAGACCCTGAAGCA GATGAGCCCCAGTTTGTGATGCATTTCGACGCTCCGCGCTCGATGGAAGCGGTGAGCTGTGCTGCTAAATACTCGCTGGCACGTTCACTGGTGTCTCTCAGCACCTCGCACCACCAGACGGACCTGAAGCTTGCAAACTTCGATTGGACCTACATCCACCCCACATCTGTGTACTCCAACCGTGGAGACTGCATGGTGCTCCTGCAGATCTGCTTCTACGCTGCCAACctggtgtgtctctctctctgtccaatTTCATAA
- the LOC133131252 gene encoding C-type lectin domain family 4 member E-like, with the protein MMDSPTSADFDLRDSWSRTGEFGMKGTKLYRLTAVCLGLLSGLLLIVIIALCVHHNGVVNNTTESLMTLKAESQELQTNCSAVLAERDQLQTNYSMVLAERDQLQTNYSMVLAERDMFQKRLNVLQPACPVGWTQFNSSLYFKSKQKRNWIESRQYCLDKGADLVIINSYKEQEFLNGLMKTLHFWIGLSDRDKESSWTWVDGTPLTSGSWKSGEPNDADKTEDCATSEPESDIYSNWNDMPCSSNKNWVCERSVCQ; encoded by the exons ATGATGGACTCCCCAACGAGCGCGGACTTCGATCTTCGCGATAGCTGGTCGCGCACAGGGGAGTTCGGGATGAAAG GAACAAAACTCTACAgactgactgcagtgtgtctggggCTTCTGAGTGGCCTTCTGCTGATAGTCATCATAGCGCTCTGTGTCCACC ATAATGGAGTGGTCAACAATACCACAGAGAGTCTGATGACCCTTAAAGCAGAGAGCCAGGAACTACAGACCAATTGCAGCGCGGTTTTAGCAGAGAGAGACCAACTACAGACCAATTACAGCATGGTTTTAGCAGAGAGAGACCAACTACAGACCAATTACAGCATGGTTTTAGCAGAAAGAGACATGTTTCAGAAGAGGCTGA ATGTTTTGCAGCCTGCTTGCCCTGTGGGCTGGACACAGTTCAACAGCAGTTTGTACTTCAAATCCAAACAGAAAAGGAACTGGATTGAGAGCCGGCAGTACTGCCTTGACAAAGGAGCGGACCTGGTAATCATCAACAGCTAtaaggaacag GAGTTCCTGAATGGATTAATGAAAACACTTCATTTCTGGATTGGCCTGAGTGACAGAGATAAAGAATCAAGCTGGACTTGGGTAGACGGCACACCATTAACATCAGG GTCCTGGAAGAGCGGAGAACCTAATGATGCTGACAAGACAGAGGACTGTGCCACAAGTGAGCCTGAATCTGACATCTACTCTAATTGGAACGACATGCCCTGCTCCAGTAATAAGAACTGGGTTTGTGAAAGATCAGTGTGTCAGTAA
- the LOC133131225 gene encoding thioredoxin-like, with translation MLVIIEDQEAFEEALIDAGEKLVVVDFTATWCGPCQSIAPFFKELSEKYSDVVFLKVDVDDAPDVASFCDIKCMPTFHFYKNSKKLDEFAGSNQGKLEEMISSKK, from the exons GAGGCATTTGAGGAGGCCCTGATTGACGCTGGGGAGAAGCTGGTGGTGGTGGACTTCACAGCAACATGGTGTGGGCCCTGCCAAAGCATCGCACCCTTTTTCAAA gaGCTGTCTGAGAAGTACTCTGACGTGGTGTTTCTGAAGGTGGATGTGGATGACGCTCCG gACGTGGCCAGCTTCTGCGACATCAAATGCATGCCCACATTCCACTTctacaaaaacagcaaaaag CTGGATGAGTTTGCTGGGTCAAACCAGGGAAAGCTGGAAGAAATGATATCCAGCAAAAAATGA